The sequence GCAAGGTCAGCTATTCAGAATAAGGCTTGCCGAGCTGTGAATaacgttttattttaaataggagATTTGGACTGTCTTGTGTCAAAGATACTGTGATATTTAGTTAAATGTTTATATGTCTCTGTCATACATTTTTATACAGGAGCAATTGGACACACAAAACCTGGAAAGTCCACTGGGACTGTTGGCAATATCCACTTGCTAGAGGGTATTAGCCCCATCTGCCTGCTTTCCTAAGTAGCTGAGGGTCCACATATGCGAAGCTGTCTTGGCTGGGAATCCTAGAGAGACATTCCTGGCTGCCTTACAGCTTCCTACTGAAATGTTCTGTCTCCTCTTTCCCATCACAACCAAACTCACTTACATTGTGCAGGCCATGCAGCCCATGCTGAACCCATCTCCTGCTTGAGAAAAAATAGGATTTTAGTTGCAAGTAAGTCCATCCAAAGGAAGGAAGTTGCAAggatgtttataaaataaagacagaattaGCAATCCGTGCTGATAACACAGTGCCTCAGTTCAGTTCATGTCTATGGATTCccctttctgtctcttccctgcaGAGAGGCCAAGAGGATGCAAATGTACAGAGACATTCCACTAGCTCACGTCAGTTGATGAGATGGTGACACTTTCTGCTTTCCTCACACAGGTTTTTGTGAACTTTGCTAAACAACAGATGGAGGATGAGGAAATTCCTTTGCATCCCCGTGCAGCTGGAGCCAGCCGAGAAGCAAAGGTGTCCCCCTCTCTGCACCAGCAGGCAGTTGCATAGACTATTACTAGAGTCACTAGGGCTTAGAGTGTGCACAGTGCAAAGATGTGCCATATCAGAGCAGTACAAGGGTAAAACAAAGGTTCCCACACTCAGtattatactgatttttttttttccgcaccTTTCTGAGCACTGTGCTCACAACAGCAACAGTCAACTTCTACTGCTCTGCTAGAAACACTACATGCTGAAAGTGTCAAAGGAAAGGCAGGTCCTTGCTATACAACAAAATCTTCCTCTAACATAAAGGTCATTATAAGATACAAGAAGAGAAGTCTCATTCCTCATTATTGATGTGTGAAGAGCATCATTAAAGAAAATTTCTCTGCGTGGACCTTTCAGGCTGTTAGGTTCTTCTTGTTTAACTGTTAAGTCAACTGCTACCAGTCAGCAGACAGTTCTCAGGGCAGAGAGCATTGCCCAGCTTAGAAGTGGATTCCTGCCATCCTGAGTGCACAAGACTACCAAGGTCAGAACATCAGTGCTGGCTGAGGGAGCTAGTGCTGGGAGGCTGCTTCACTGACTCACCAGGCTGCCAGTGAAAACACAGTTGTCTCAGCAAGAATGAGAAGAATTAATTCAGATCCTCAAACCCAGGcaagaaatttgctttaaaaaagaatctTAATGAAAATGATCTCATACTCATCTCCAAGTTTCTTAAATGGAAGCAGAATGTCAAAATGGAgattaaaaggaaagagaggatGTCCAAATCTGCCAAAAGTTTTTTCTTCTCATAGAGGCCTGGAAAGATATCTTTGTTACTAAAGAAGatcaaatttttcttctttcctgtgacTGGACCTTAAGTGGGTGTAAAGTGTGAATAGGGTATGTGCTTTCTCTGTGCTCGGAAGCAAAATTTCAACCTGCTTGTTGAAACTGAACTGAACTCAGTGGGAAATTGACTTTTAGCTCTTTTCTGTGGATCACAGTTAAACTAGTGGAAAGCTGATACTGAAAACAAATTCATAATGATCTATTGCTTCAGTTATCTATGAGGTCGAACCATCTTTAAGAAATTTTCTTTAGGTTACACAGAAATAATATCTGGGTCATGTATTTTTGCCGTGTTAGGTTTTTTCTTCAACTGAtgtagatctttttttttaatatatataaggacattcttgcttttttctgtacaaaatattATGAAACTTCAGCAACCAGCTGTCGTATTCTTCTTTTGCCATAATTATTTCAACTGATTTCAAAATGTAGTCTAGAATTTATTGCATGTTTCACCCTTACAAATAGTTGCAAAAATCTTTCTATACATCCATTATagataaataaattaatcatGAAACAAAACAGTATCTATGCATTCACTTCATATTCTATAATTGcttctttaaaatgtcattcaGATAGATTGCAATAGTCTTTTTTCACTAGATTTGCACAAAACCCAACTAAGTCCCACTGAACatcttgtgaaaaagaaaacacaggaagtCCAAAATGTAGCTGATTTTTCTCCCTGGCTCTGAAAACAGGAAGGGAGCTAGCATTCTGAGgacttgcagacacttcatgtATTTACAAAGTGTATCAAAAACTATTCAGAGAACACTGACATAAAATGCTATGTAAAAGGTCCTTTAGTATCATAAAGACTTGTTATATGAAAAGAGGCCACATAGCACAGACATAGCATAGATCAGATCTTCTGAACCTTATTTACTAGTATGCAATTTACTAATGAagactaaaaacaaacaaaaaaacctcaacaatgCAGGATGTTACATCCACAAATACTACAAATAGTTCTTACTTTGGATTCATTTAGCAAATTAGGGGTTAGACCCAAATCAGGGATTTGAGATATTGCCTATTTCTTTATTCCAGGAACTGTTCATATTCTTTGGTAATGTTATTTGTTACAAAGCACCTGCCTCCAGGCAGCACGCTCTCTTTTTCAAGTCAAAGGCGGCATATCATGCAACTGTCTTCGGGCCAGCTGGCCGTGCTGACTGAGCTGAGCTCTCTAGTAGTTAGCTGGTATGTCCTCGTTCCAATGTACTTATGTCTTGCAGAATGCCACTGCTAAATTTGGAGCTGCTTTTCAGCACAGACTTCTCAGTATCTCTGATCCATCAATCTAAATAGACTAGTACCGGAAAATCTAAGTCAATCAGGTTACAGTGAACTGAAGGGGCTTTTGACTACCAGCTGTGCAATGAAGCCTTATTTTTTGAAGGTGCTTCTCAGCTGAGAATTCTTGAATGTAAGGAAGTGTAGCTTTCAAGTGCATACAATTTCTCTCAGCAGTGGAGATTCAACATGCACCAAAATCCTTTAAATTAATTCACTTATTTGGCAGGACGTTCAtgagctttttcttcctgaagttctATGCAATATTCAAATTAAACCTTTTTCTTACAACAAAAAGGGAATAATTGGCATTCGAAGACTTGGATAATCCTTGAATTCTCGTAGGTAGGTGCAGTGTTTATCCTTTGCCCAGATTGTCATCTGAATGAAGCAAAGCAAGGTGAACAGCCCcactggaaggaagggagaaaaagatatCTTTCATTATCAGGTTAAAAACACGCTCTTGTTGCTGACATAAGGATGAAGTACCAAAACATTACTCACCTGGAACACACTGAGTCATGACAGTGAAACTGATCCAGGTCCCCACCTGTTTTGGccaaggaaatttaaaatatttctggtgaCAGCATTTGCATTTATGTCTCTATTGATCAAAAACAACCTTGTCCTAGTATAGGTAAATAAAAAAGCCAAGGTCAGCCAGATAATTTCTAGTGTTAATACCCTTTAACCAAAAATGTGAACAGTGCCTTATTACCACAAACAAAACCTTCATGTTTGCTTCCATAGCTATTATAATGAGAAAATTTTAAGCATTACAACATAGTGTCCTTTCCGTTTCTCTGACTAATTTTCATTTGTCACGCCTCCATCAGTGCTAGGAATGGTAAAATTTTATAGTCTGAGGCCGAATGCGGTTCTCATGAACTTCTGTAATCTGCACTGAAGTTAAAACCTGATGCTGTCCTTCTGTGTAAGAGTGAATTTTACACTGGGTCGCACTGGTTTTAACTGCTTTTGAGCTGAGTCAAGAGTTTGGCTCCTGATTAAGGAATACGAAGGGATAAACTGATTCAAGCTTTTAAAGcagtcaccaccagcccaagcgaCTGTATAACTTAAGAAAATGGGGAAGAAGATCTGGGCCTATTTCCTATACCACAGTATCTTCTGTTCATCTGTTTCCCCATTTTCTCTACCACAATATCTTCTATTCATCTGCCCACTATCTTCCTGCATACTGTGATAGTCATAGGCTCTCTTATATTATGAATCCACCAGTTGCCCCCATCCCCTCATTGCAACACACTTGGTGGCAATATCTCCCTTTTCCTGTCTGTAAAATCTGCACTGCTTTAAAGTGTTGTATCTGTCTTGTCTAGCAGCCACAGTGAAGCATAGGCCCAGGGTTCGGGCTGTCTGTTTAGGGTTAACCCCATAGGTACTGCCTcaagggaagagaggaagaacagaCAAGTCCCTATCTGCAATCTGATTTCATGGGGTttaggggaggaggggaaatgtATGGAGCTGAACTCTTTCAGAGGTTTCTTCTATGTTTAACAttccaaaagaaatgaaaatacattcagCAAAACTAAAATCTGAACATCGTGTTTGAAAATACATACCTCATATGTATAGTTAGGGCaagatacaaagaaaaacagCCATGTGAAAGGATTCTTTGTTGGATATGGGATCTTACGGGTTTTGGATCCTATAGATtagaaaacaaatcacaaaatATTCACACTCCTAAACGTATTGTTTCCTATAAAGACAACCCAACTCTCCCTACTCCTGTGTCTCATCATTGTTAGAGGGACAAGCAGGATGTGGGAAAACAGGATGTCCTTTGGACACACAAGAAGGAATAGGATAACTGAGGAAATGTTCTGGGCATTAGAAAGTCATCTACACGTGCCTTTGATCACAGTCATTCCTGTAAGAAGAGGTACCTCAAGTTTTAGATTTAAAAGTTAAAGGTTTTCTCAGGCTGTCACAGAATGTGATTTTAGCTGTCATAGTTGATAGCTGTGGGATGTCTGGCTTATGCCCAAGGAAGCCTGGCCTGCACAGAGACCTTGTGCCCCCTGTAGAAGCCAGTGAAATGACTTTCCCTTGTTCACCAAAGCATAGCTTATGCTAGCACCCTTTCCTTTTGCACTACCAGTGTAACTTATATAACCGCTCCCCCCAACACAGCCTATAACCGGTAAAAATTACAGTAAGATAAGAAGTGCCATTTAACAGTCACAGTCTGGTGTTGGATTCCTTGCACTGTCTGATCTCCCTTAGAATCCAATCTTTACAGTGCTGAGCAACTCCTGctcccacagcagccagctgGCGGGTATCAACGCCCTCCAGCATCAGGTCTTTCATGAGGTAGAGTAACTGCAGAAGTACTGAATGGCTGCATAAAAGTGAAAAACGATAATGCAATTTTTACCATTTCTCCGGAGGTCACTGAGTGCAACATGAATGGAAAAATTTCCAGCTTCACACAGCTGCAAGAAAAAGCATGATGGAGTTAAAAACGTGCTTCCCTCCTATTTACACTTCTTCCTTTTGTTATCTCCTGGGgtacttgaaaaacaaaaaaaaaggggggggcaggccGAAGAATCTATTATAAACTTAATAAATATCCTTAACCAAGATTGCTGTCTGACAGGAGGATGGAATGTCTTTGCTCAAACATGAGTCCATATTATACTCTTACATATTTATTATACTTGCCAGCAAATATGGGCTCAGTGTCCAAAAGATCAAATTTACTACTTACATAATCCCCATGATATCTAAAGGCAATAAACCAAAGGGGATAAAAGCAAACCCAGGAGATACTTGCTTTATGTTTTAGTTATTCTTATgtctttaaaaacacacaaaaaattgatTTGGATAGTTTTGGTTTCTCAAAAGTTATTAAAATCTCAAGGAAGATATGGGTTGGACTCTAAGTAAGTTTTCTTCTCTAGAGTATAATTGATATGAATCATGAAATATAACTGACCCAGCTTCCTCcacttgttttaaataatgcttCCCCAATCAATTATGCAGAAAGTGTATTGAAATGACCCATTTATATGATTATGGACAGTCTCCAGTGACTGCAAATCATAACTACTAAAGCAAATGACTGGTGGTCTGAGCTCCGGAGTTGTACTACCAACTCTGTGTTTTCAGTTATGTGGTCTCTTTAAAATGGGAATAGATTATGAACTCTCAGAATTTTCATACTGGGAAGCTGCTTTGAGATCCTGCAGTCACTGACAATTAGTTTCTCAAAGCAAATGAACAGCTGATGTTCTAAACGAGTTACACATACATAGGAAAAATGGGTACATCTTTGTTGGCTACACTAGCGTTGCTTCTGGATGTATGAAATTTCTAGGAACTGTGAGAATGAACACAGAGTGACTTAAGAATTTTGCTTCATAAGGAAAGCTGTAAAAAATTTCTGAAGCCCAGCAAAATGAACCTCTACTCCCGGAAATTATCAGCAGTATACTTTCTTAGTTGGCCAGTTCTCTGAGCTTTTATGATCTATTGTGATTCTTAACACTCAGTAAACAGATCATAAAACAAACtcactgtttttttaaacagtggtaGTTCAAGAATTCTTTTAAAGATGATGAGAGATCATCCCAGCAGATAAATATCCCAGTCTCAGAACGGGTACTGAATCAAGATCTTCCCTCGTGTACGAGACCTTATTAAGAACTGAATGTTTTCTCCGTTCTGCATGCAAGTGCTTTAGTAGCATATCCCAAGTGTTCAAGTTCTAAGTATCTGCTTATCCTACTCATTCCTCCACTTATACAACATAAGAAATAAAGCAACATGTTTTAGCGTTTTATAAAAAGAGCAACAAACCTACCAGAAACATGATCACAGCAAAATTTATCTGTTTTTTCCCATaagctattaagaaaaaaagagtttacaTGTGATTAGTACTAATAGACAAACACATAAGTACTTAAATCATATTGAGGGTTGTTTTGCTACTTACAAGGAGGAGTGTAAAGAGGATGATTGATGTAATAAGCAAGCCAAGCTGCAAATCCCCAGTAATACAAGCAGTTCTgaaaaacagggatttttttctttgttttagtaCAGTCCTCTAGGCCAGTATTCAGTGCAACGACCGCTGATAACAATGAATTGGGCTGATCCTTCAAGTTGTTGGCAGTACAATAAAAAATGACAATGCTAAGTGTGGTAAGGTGGGAGCAGACAACAGGAAATAACAGGAAGGAAGTGGAGCTCATAGAGTATTATTTTGTCTCAAATATCTTGGAGCTCTTTATAAACTGTTTTAGTAAGTATGATCATACTATTGAAAACAAATTTATCTTGTCTGGCAAGACATTTGACCAAAGATGAAGCGCCATACAGACCGTGTTTGAGAGAGAGACTTGTTTTGCTAACCCCTGAGACTTTGTAAAACCAGATTTAGGCACTGTGCTCTCTTCCCTGCTTATTACTTTCTATTGCCCAACCTcttgcctttcctcttctccttcggcctgccagttttctttctttcccatgcTTTAACTTTTCCTACCTAAAGTCATGATGCCTGACACTTTCCTCTGCCCTTTCACTGCGATATCTTTGGTTTGTCCCGTTTGCTGCTGTCCTTGGTTTTCTGTGATCCAGCTTCCATTCTCTAAACTCTGATAACATAGCTGTACCAGTGGCTGTATTGACTCATTCCTGACCAATCTCAGAGCTTGTTCATAGGCTtcatccatggaaaaaaaaactacTTACAATGACGATCTATACCTCTTGTTTGGTTTTCCTGGACCTGCCTCTTGTGGTTTTTGTTCCGCCACTCATTACTGCTTCAGTATCTTGGTAACAGGTTATCTTTTCCCTCCTTATATACCTGTAGGTATGAGGGATGCCCTTGGcccattcctcctcttcctttatgCTGTCACCTCTAGGTGCCACTCTCTTGCAGACAGACTTTAGCCCTTGCCAACAACTCATAAATTTGCCTCTCATCAGTTGAGATTTCTTCCTTTATCAAACCTAGTGCCTCAGTTTGTAATGTTTTAGGGCATGTTTAGTTACCACCTGTAATTCAGCAAGACCAAAACTGAGTTCTGTATCTTCTTTTCACCACTTCTactgttcttttccttccccttgtcTTCCCTATTATTTTCACTCTTGAGTAAAACACTGATCCTCATACTCTTTCTGGTGATGCTTTTTTCTTGGCCTTCCAATAGGTTCATGTACTTCAGACATTTCTGggtctttctgctttctccttcacagctttcctttcctgctcaCGCAGCCAAAATTCTTATTCAAGGCTGCATTCTTTCCTGTCCTCACTggtttaaccattttttttttctggctttgagtTTTGCAGCTTTCTTCCCCTATATATACCAGAACTGCATTTCTAGCAATAATACCTCAAAAAGTGATTACCTCAGCGTCTGCAACCCACACTAGCTGACTGCAGTGTCTGATGGTGCgtttttctgaaaatgctggTGAGCGATAAAACCCCCCATCTGCTGCAGTTGTATCAAACATTGTGTTGTATTTCcactttcttttcagaattaaTTGAACCATTGAAGTGCCCAAAGACCTCAGAAAAAATGGACACTTTTTTGGGTATGCTGTAATACAAGCACATAGTATGTCCTTGCTCTGAGATTATATATTAATAGGTAGCTGATGAGAAAGAGCCAATTATTAACCAATAATTACAGATCAGGTGGGACAAAAGAGGAGAGAGATTAAGTAACTTCCCTGTGACAACTTCCCTTTCCCCCAGGAAAAGGAGCAGAGCCAGAAGAATGACTCCAGTGAGGAACAATCTAGTTAGTGTCCTATCCATAAACTACTGCTTCCTCCCTAACACTAGCTTCTTCCACCAACACCTACAATTTACTAACTGCTGTACAAACTTAGGTGGAAACAGTTCCTTGTTATCTTGGCACGGCATCTTATGAAAAACCTTTTCCTAAATTTGGAGTTTGGCACAGGATGGATCATATAGCAATGAATTTtcagtaaagtaaaattaaaaaaataaatgttcatggCTCAGCTCCCAACGATACATGCTGTAATTAAACTGAACAAGTACTATTCATCCAAAGAACATGATTTACTGCAAGAGTATTGCTCAGTTACAAGAAAAGGAACTTTAAGATGAGTGGAGTCTGCCACTGCTAAGGTCCTTAGCAGTGACAATACAGATGTCCAGCTGCCACCGGAAGCCTTATTGCTCATACGAAAGCCCCCAGTGAGGTTCAGACAGGAACAGCAGAGTATATGCGGGCTTCATAAACTCACTTGaaataaagaaattgtttctGTGAATCTTTTCTATTCCAGGTGAATGATAAAGTTTTACAATAATCTCTTTATAAGAGATTTTGTGGATCAAGTTCAGGAATTGCAGGGATCccataaataaattattcttaaGTTTAAAACGTTATGGTTAGGATTTTTGTCTTCTCTGCTTCGATTGATGATCCCATGATTACCAAAACTATTTCTTAATGCCTTGCCTGTGTTTATTCATGACCAGCATGTACCCTTCTGTTTGTCTCATTATATTGTCTTATGGCTTAAATGGTATTTCTTTAGGTctagtgttttctttccttcagaaagtgACAATATCCCTGCTTTTTACCCATGAAAATGTTCAGTAAGACCAGTTATAAGACTAATCTTTGAGGAATTCCACTGGTACTTCCCTATTATTAAAGGtctgtcagatttttttctggCACAACCATGATCATCTTTCCTTTAGTTAGTTCCTTTATCATCACACAATTATTGTATTGATTTTATCTTATTCACCCTGAGACAATTGTTTAATAAGTCCAGATAAATCAGGTATTCTATCTTTCCATTGCCTAGAAAAATCACATATCTTAGAAAGAATTATACTATGCTAGCATAAGCATGAACTGCTTTTGGCAAACCCCTGCTGCATTGCACGGCATCATTTTTTCGTACTTCCATTTGGTAAACAAAGGGTGAAAATCACAAGTCTCACCAGTTCCTGTCTCAGATCTCTGCTTATTGAGACTGAAGTGTCTCTTGTTAATGGTAGATTTCCATTGCTCTTAGGAAATAAGCTATCCATATCTGCTATGTATGTGCTGAAACACTTAAAGTAAGAAGCTTTGCCTACCATCTGTATgtgagagaaaaaagggaagagggtgTGGCATTTTTCTCACTGGCACAATTTTGGAGTAACACCACCAAAGTCAATGAAATCATAAAAGCAAATCAAACCCAAGCACTGCTAAGCAGGTTCAAGAAGAACTGTGAGCAACTTTACAGATGAAAGCAAGTACCACCAACCTGAGAGGTGGAAAACCAGAAGTCATCACAATGACTGGTACAAATGCCAACTTTAGCAACAGTTTGTATGGTCTGAAAGGAACGAGTAGTTGTCAGAGATGGCAGTGAGAAAATGAAGATTTATGACACTGTACAGATTCTTTTTCAAGGTAAAGTTGCTCATTTATTTGCTGTTTAGCATGCATTAGCTACTATTCTGTCAAGAGCAAGTCTTTAGGAGATCTGATAGCCTTTTAACAACTCCTGCactcttctgctgcagaaaacacagTAAATTGCTAGGGAGGATTCTTTCTGAGCGCCGCTGCTCAACTACAGACTCTCCTTCCATTTAGAAAGCATGAAGCTATTGCCAGAACGACCTGAGTGGCTGCGCAGCTGTAAGGAGTTAGCCACAAAGGAGAGCTTCAGCTGCTGGGAGCACCACTGCCATAACGCAAATTCCAGGGGACTCTCTAAATACCGAATGTTAAATACTCAAATACTGATGCTATACCATACGCTTTTCCAGCTTCCTGTCTTCCTGAGTATAAAGCATATTTTTGAATACTAGTGTGTACTCCGTTGGAAATGTTTGTAAAATAACTAACTACAGCCCATGCACAACCGTGCAGGCCGCTGTACTGCTCCGCAGCCATCTAGGAAACAGGGGGTCTGCATCTCAGCAGCTGCCCCATGCCACAGCAGCGCCAGTGACATTAGGGACTGCTCCTGCGGGAGAAGAAAATGCAGGACAACCGA is a genomic window of Rissa tridactyla isolate bRisTri1 chromosome 8, bRisTri1.patW.cur.20221130, whole genome shotgun sequence containing:
- the TECR gene encoding very-long-chain enoyl-CoA reductase isoform X1 — encoded protein: MSGRAGFFEVEILDWKTKKQLCFLDKVEPNATIREIRLMFHKLYPRWYPARQSIKLDPKGKSLRDEEILQHLPVGTTATLYFKDLGPQIGWTTVFLIEYTGPLFIYFLFYFRMPFVYGLDERFTSSPHPVVNLACICHSFHYIKRLIETVFVHRFSHGTMPLRNIVKDQPNSLLSAVVALNTGLEDCTKTKKKIPVFQNCLYYWGFAAWLAYYINHPLYTPPSYGKKQINFAVIMFLLCEAGNFSIHVALSDLRRNGSKTRKIPYPTKNPFTWLFFFVSCPNYTYEVGTWISFTVMTQCVPVGLFTLLCFIQMTIWAKDKHCTYLREFKDYPSLRMPIIPFLL
- the TECR gene encoding very-long-chain enoyl-CoA reductase isoform X6, with protein sequence MTSAGKCTKVFLIEYTGPLFIYFLFYFRMPFVYGLDERFTSSPHPVVNLACICHSFHYIKRLIETVFVHRFSHGTMPLRNIVKDQPNSLLSAVVALNTGLEDCTKTKKKIPVFQNCLYYWGFAAWLAYYINHPLYTPPSYGKKQINFAVIMFLLCEAGNFSIHVALSDLRRNGSKTRKIPYPTKNPFTWLFFFVSCPNYTYEVGTWISFTVMTQCVPVGLFTLLCFIQMTIWAKDKHCTYLREFKDYPSLRMPIIPFLL
- the TECR gene encoding very-long-chain enoyl-CoA reductase isoform X2, which codes for MSGRAGFFEVEILDWKTKKQLCFLDKVEPNATIREIRLMFHKLYPRWYPARQSIKLDPKGKSLRDEEILQHLPVGTTATLYFKDLGPQIGWTTVFLIEYTGPLFIYFLFYFRMPFVYGLDERFTSSPHPVVNLACICHSFHYIKRLIETVFVHRFSHGTMPLRNIVKTIQTVAKVGICTSHCDDFWFSTSQNCLYYWGFAAWLAYYINHPLYTPPSYGKKQINFAVIMFLLCEAGNFSIHVALSDLRRNGSKTRKIPYPTKNPFTWLFFFVSCPNYTYEVGTWISFTVMTQCVPVGLFTLLCFIQMTIWAKDKHCTYLREFKDYPSLRMPIIPFLL
- the TECR gene encoding very-long-chain enoyl-CoA reductase isoform X4; this encodes MFHKLYPRWYPARQSIKLDPKGKSLRDEEILQHLPVGTTATLYFKDLGPQIGWTTVFLIEYTGPLFIYFLFYFRMPFVYGLDERFTSSPHPVVNLACICHSFHYIKRLIETVFVHRFSHGTMPLRNIVKDQPNSLLSAVVALNTGLEDCTKTKKKIPVFQNCLYYWGFAAWLAYYINHPLYTPPSYGKKQINFAVIMFLLCEAGNFSIHVALSDLRRNGSKTRKIPYPTKNPFTWLFFFVSCPNYTYEVGTWISFTVMTQCVPVGLFTLLCFIQMTIWAKDKHCTYLREFKDYPSLRMPIIPFLL